A single region of the Salvia splendens isolate huo1 chromosome 18, SspV2, whole genome shotgun sequence genome encodes:
- the LOC121776181 gene encoding 1-aminocyclopropane-1-carboxylate oxidase 3-like → MANFPVISLEKINGEERSQVLEQIKDACENWGFFELVNHGIAPEFMDKVERLTKEHYRKCMELRFNEMVASKGLEAVQSEIDDLDWESTFFLRHRPVSNISEIPELDDEYRAVMKEFAAKLEKLAEELLDLLCENLGLEKGYLKRAFLGSAGPTFGTKVSNYPPCPKPDLIKGLRAHTDAGGIILLFQDDKVSGLQLLKDGAWVDVPPMRHSIVINIGDQLEVITNGRYKSVMHRVIAQTDGTRMSLASFYNPGADAVIYPAPALVGEESCGELYPKFVFEDYMKLYAGVKFQAKEPRFEAFKNVDTASNVGRVATA, encoded by the exons ATGGCAAATTTCCCAGTTATCAGCTTGGAGAAGATCAATGGCGAAGAAAGAAGCCAAGTGCTTGAGCAGATCAAAGACGCTTGCGAAAACTGGGGCTTCTTCGAG CTAGTGAATCACGGGATTGCACCGGAGTTCATGGATAAGGTCGAGCGCCTGACGAAGGAGCACTACCGGAAATGTATGGAGCTGCGCTTCAACGAAATGGTCGCCAGCAAGGGCCTTGAAGCTGTCCAGTCCGAGATCGACGATCTCGACTGGGAGAGCACGTTCTTCCTCCGCCACCGCCCTGTCTCCAACATCTCCGAGATCCCGGAGCTTGATGACGAGTACAGGGCGGTGATGAAGGAGTTCGCGGCCAAGCTGGAGAAGCTAGCGGAGGAGTTGCTAGATCTGCTATGTGAAAATCTTGGTCTGGAGAAGGGTTACTTAAAGAGGGCCTTCCTCGGCTCGGCTGGGCCCACCTTCGGGACGAAGGTCAGCAACTACCCGCCCTGCCCGAAGCCTGACCTCATCAAAGGGCTCCGGGCCCACACTGATGCCGGTGGCATCATCCTGTTGTTCCAGGACGACAAGGTGAGTGGGCTCCAGCTGCTCAAGGACGGCGCGTGGGTGGACGTGCCGCCCATGCGCCACTCCATCGTCATCAACATCGGCGACCAGCTCGAGGTCATCACGAACGGGAGGTACAAGAGCGTGATGCACAGGGTGATCGCGCAAACGGACGGGACGCGCATGTCGCTCGCGTCCTTCTACAACCCTGGCGCTGACGCAGTGATATATCCTGCGCCAGCGCTGGTGGGGGAGGAGAGCTGCGGGGAGCTGTACCCGAAGTTCGTGTTTGAGGACTACATGAAGCTTTATGCGGGCGTTAAGTTCCAGGCGAAGGAGCCGAGATTCGAGGCTTTTAAGAATGTCGACACTGCTTCTAACGTCGGACGGGTTGCCACTGCttga